A portion of the Simkania negevensis Z genome contains these proteins:
- a CDS encoding FKBP-type peptidyl-prolyl cis-trans isomerase, which produces MIEKGKQVAIEYSVFLQDRTPVDSNVGQDPLVFNCGSQQILPALEDALSGLEVGDTKHITLQPEDAYGYVNPSAFKEVDAEVIPEDLRFEGALLIIADENFGEMLIRVDELKEDKVVLDFNHPLAGKQLTFDVKVLDIS; this is translated from the coding sequence ATGATTGAGAAGGGGAAACAAGTCGCTATTGAATATAGTGTCTTTCTACAAGATCGCACACCTGTCGACAGCAACGTCGGCCAAGATCCACTTGTGTTTAATTGTGGGTCGCAGCAAATTTTGCCAGCTCTCGAGGATGCCTTAAGCGGGTTGGAAGTTGGTGACACAAAACACATTACACTGCAGCCTGAAGATGCCTACGGATATGTCAATCCAAGTGCATTTAAAGAAGTCGATGCAGAAGTCATTCCAGAAGATCTCCGCTTTGAAGGAGCTCTTTTAATCATTGCAGATGAGAACTTTGGTGAGATGCTCATCCGTGTTGACGAGCTTAAGGAAGACAAAGTGGTGCTTGATTTCAACCATCCTCTTGCAGGAAAACAGTTAACGTTCGATGTCAAGGTGCTTGACATCTCATAA
- the hemB gene encoding porphobilinogen synthase, which yields MALTTFEMLKRPRRNRQTSSIRQLAQEHTLCAGDFVAPLFLIPGDKRREQIEAMPGIERHSVDFLVKEAEILHAQGIPAVDLFPSIDPFAKDHEGSEAWNPNGLVPTAIRLLKREVPSLCVIADIALDPYTSHGHDGIPNEFHEIENDLTLEALIRQSLIYAEAGADILAPSDMMDGRVKFIREALDAQGFQNVGILSYCAKYASAFYGPFRNAIQTSLSFGDKKTYQMDPANVREAIREAILDEEEGADMLMVKPALPYLDVIAKIKEKTTLPVGAYHVSGEYAMIMAAHERGWLDAQKTFYESLIGIKRAGADFIFTYAINQILDLLN from the coding sequence ATGGCTTTAACAACTTTCGAAATGTTGAAACGTCCTCGCCGGAACCGCCAGACGTCTTCGATTCGTCAGCTAGCTCAAGAGCACACTTTATGTGCAGGTGACTTCGTCGCTCCCCTTTTCCTGATTCCAGGCGATAAGAGAAGAGAGCAAATTGAAGCCATGCCGGGTATCGAACGGCACTCAGTGGATTTTCTTGTCAAAGAGGCAGAAATTCTTCATGCCCAAGGCATCCCAGCAGTTGACCTCTTTCCTTCGATTGATCCCTTTGCCAAAGATCATGAGGGATCAGAAGCTTGGAACCCAAATGGTCTCGTTCCTACTGCTATCCGTCTGCTGAAACGAGAGGTCCCCTCACTTTGTGTCATTGCAGACATTGCCCTCGACCCCTACACGTCTCATGGACATGATGGAATTCCAAATGAATTCCATGAAATTGAAAACGACCTCACATTAGAAGCTCTAATCAGGCAATCGCTTATCTATGCAGAAGCTGGGGCCGACATTCTAGCTCCCAGTGATATGATGGATGGACGAGTGAAATTCATTCGAGAAGCCCTTGATGCCCAAGGCTTTCAAAATGTCGGAATTCTCTCCTACTGCGCAAAGTACGCTTCGGCGTTTTATGGCCCTTTTCGAAATGCTATCCAAACAAGTCTCTCTTTTGGCGACAAAAAAACCTACCAAATGGACCCTGCGAATGTCAGAGAAGCTATTCGTGAAGCCATCTTGGATGAGGAAGAAGGTGCCGACATGCTCATGGTCAAACCTGCCCTTCCTTATTTAGATGTGATTGCGAAGATTAAAGAAAAAACCACACTCCCTGTTGGAGCTTACCACGTTAGTGGGGAATATGCGATGATCATGGCTGCGCATGAACGGGGTTGGCTTGACGCGCAAAAGACTTTCTATGAATCGCTTATAGGAATTAAACGGGCCGGAGCCGATTTCATTTTTACGTACGCGATCAATCAAATATTGGATTTACTTAATTGA
- a CDS encoding FAD-dependent thymidylate synthase encodes MIHDYEEFTEQQLKIIEKYVTNTSSNIFVLRNLPEVIKGALFSRYSRSSLGLRSLLLKDFILNEETAFASISGTKEAEQGDVEDQSIAIKKAQNFYDRILDGYGDDSIGELGGAHLAVENVSMIAAKVIEDCRLGGSPLEKSTRYIYFDQKYEGEFLFYREPIIMTSAYRDTYIDTCNHLFEVYGKLIPPLTEQMEKSFPKEHDISNVAYTAALRAKVLDCLRGLLPASALTNMGMYGNGRFFETMIQKLNCHNLSELQEIARGSHQELSKVMPSFIRRSEMNHKHQQTFSEFYEKTNEELHLLTAQYTTGLEPLDHATVRLVDYDQESPIKVGAALLFSRSQTGLLELQELCRKLPKEDLSRLFEATCAFRQNRRHKGPRALEHAEFTFEIVADFGIYRDLQRHRTLTQERQLLSCNHGYYIPQEILDTDMEKEYREAMDRARGAYDEIANELPEEAQYVVPMAYNIHWYFHINLRSLQWLCELRSSPAGHPSYRYVAQEMAKQVSHVFPEFERFFKFVDFEGYELGRLGQEQRIAEKLKR; translated from the coding sequence ATGATACACGATTACGAAGAGTTCACAGAGCAACAGCTAAAAATTATCGAAAAATATGTGACCAACACTTCAAGCAATATCTTTGTTTTGCGCAACTTGCCCGAAGTGATTAAAGGAGCTCTTTTTTCTCGTTACTCCCGGTCAAGTTTGGGACTTCGTTCACTACTTTTAAAAGATTTTATTTTAAATGAAGAAACCGCCTTTGCCTCCATTTCTGGGACAAAAGAGGCAGAACAAGGAGATGTTGAAGACCAAAGCATCGCCATTAAAAAGGCGCAAAATTTCTACGATCGCATTTTAGATGGTTATGGTGACGACTCGATCGGCGAACTTGGTGGAGCCCATCTTGCAGTTGAAAACGTGTCGATGATTGCCGCTAAAGTCATTGAAGACTGCCGCCTTGGAGGTTCTCCACTTGAAAAGTCAACGCGCTACATTTATTTCGACCAAAAATATGAAGGTGAATTTCTCTTTTACCGTGAGCCGATCATCATGACATCTGCCTATCGGGACACATATATCGATACGTGCAATCACCTCTTTGAAGTTTACGGCAAGTTAATTCCTCCCTTAACTGAGCAAATGGAAAAGAGTTTTCCAAAAGAGCATGACATTTCGAATGTCGCATACACTGCAGCGCTTCGAGCAAAAGTTCTTGATTGCTTACGTGGTCTTCTTCCTGCAAGTGCATTAACGAATATGGGAATGTACGGCAATGGACGATTTTTCGAAACGATGATTCAGAAGCTCAATTGTCATAACCTTTCAGAATTGCAAGAAATTGCGCGGGGTAGTCATCAAGAACTTTCTAAAGTGATGCCGTCGTTCATTCGTCGCTCTGAAATGAATCACAAACACCAACAGACCTTTTCTGAATTTTACGAAAAAACAAACGAAGAATTACACCTTCTCACCGCACAGTACACAACGGGTCTTGAGCCACTTGATCATGCAACAGTACGCCTTGTCGATTACGATCAAGAATCCCCAATCAAAGTTGGAGCAGCGCTTCTCTTTAGCCGTTCACAAACAGGTCTTTTAGAATTGCAAGAATTGTGCCGCAAACTGCCTAAAGAAGATTTATCACGCCTTTTTGAAGCGACATGTGCCTTTCGTCAAAATCGGCGTCATAAAGGACCACGCGCACTTGAACATGCTGAGTTTACTTTTGAAATCGTTGCTGACTTTGGAATTTACCGCGACCTGCAGCGGCATCGCACTCTTACACAAGAGCGGCAACTCCTTTCTTGCAACCACGGTTACTACATTCCACAAGAAATTCTCGATACCGATATGGAAAAAGAGTACCGCGAAGCAATGGATCGCGCAAGGGGCGCCTATGATGAAATTGCAAATGAGCTTCCCGAAGAAGCGCAGTACGTTGTTCCAATGGCCTACAACATCCATTGGTACTTCCATATTAATTTGCGCTCACTGCAGTGGCTATGCGAACTCCGTTCTTCTCCTGC